The genome window ACCCAGGAAGGCAACTACAACAGTACCGAAGGTCTGGGCGCGATTCCGTTCACCGGGATCCTGCTGGCCCACTCCAACGAATCGGAATGGCATACCTTCCGCAACAACAAGAACAACGAAGCCTTCATCGACCGGATCTACATCGTCAAGGTGCCGTACTGCCTGCGGGTCAGCGACGAGATCAAGATTTACGACAAGCTGCTATTCAACAGCTCGCTGGCCAAGGCCCATTGCGCGCCTGACACCCTGAAGATGCTTGCGCAATTCACCGTGCTCTCGCGCCTCAAGGAGCCGGAAAACTCGAACATCTACTCGAAGATGCGCGTGTACGACGGCGAAAACCTCAAGGACACCGACCCCAAGGCCAAGTCGATCCAGGAATACCGCGACACGGCAGGCGTGGATGAGGGCATGAACGGCCTTTCCACCCGTTTCGCGTTCAAGATCCTCTCCAAGGTCTTCAACTTCGACCCGCACGAGATCGCCGCCAACCCGGTGCACCTGCTCTATGTGCTGGAGCAGCAGATCGAACAGGAGCAATTCCAGGCGGAAACCCGCGAACGCTACCTGCGCTTCCTCAAGGAATACCTGGCGCCGCGCTACATCGAGTTTATCGGCAAGGAAATCCAGACCGCGTACCTGGAGTCCTATAGCGAGTACGGCCAGAACATCTTCGACCGCTACGTGCTGTACGCCGACTTCTGGATTCAGGACCAGGAATACCGCGACCCGGAAACCGGCGAAATCCTCAACCGCGTGGCCCTCAACGAGGAGTTGGAAAAGATCGAGAAACCAGCCGGCATCAGCAATCCGAAGGATTTCCGCAACGAAATCGTCAACTTCGTACTGCGTGCCCGGGCCAACAACAACGGCAAGAACCCTACCTGGCTCAGCTACGAGAAGCTGCGGGTGGTTATCGAGAAGAAAATGTTCTCCAACACCGAGGATCTGCTGCCGGTCATCAGCTTCAACGCCAAGGCCAGCAAAGAGGACCAGCAAAAACACAACGACTTCGTTACACGAATGGTCGAGCGCGGCTACACCGACAAACAGGTACGGCTGCTCTCCGAGTGGTATCTGCGGGTTCGCAAATCACAGTAAGGCAGCGACGGGCGCATGCTGCCGGGCCCCAGGCCTGGCGGCTTACCGCTTGTCTCTAAGCTTCCAGCTCGCGGCTTGAAGCTTGTAACGTGAAGCTGCCCGGAGGGCTCCCCATGAGCTATGTGATCGACCGACGCCTTAATGGCAAGAACAAGAGCACGGTAAACCGCCAGCGTTTCCTGCGGCGTTACCGTGACCACATCAAAAAGGCGGTTGAAGAGGCCGTCAGCCGCCGCTCCATCACCGACATGGAGCACGGCGAACAAATCAGCATTCCCGGACGGGACATCGACGAACCGGTGCTGCACCATGGCCGGGGCGGCAAACAGACCGTCGTGCACCCCGGCAACAAGGAGTTCACCACCGGCGAGCACATCCAACGCCCCCAAGGTGGCGGCGGCGGCAAGGGCCCGGGCAAAGCCGGTAACTCCGGCGAAGGCATGGATGAGTTCGTGTTCCAGATTACCCAGGAAGAATTCCTCGAATTCATGTTCGAGGACCTCGAGCTGCCCAACCTGGTCAAACGGAACCTGACCGGCACCGATACGTTCAAAACCGTGCGCGCCGGGATCAGCAACGAGGGTAATCCGTCACGGATCAACATCATCCGCACCCTGCGCTCGGCTCATGCACGCCGCATCGCGCTGTCGGGCAGCAGCCGCGCCAAACTGAAACAGGCCAAGGAAGAATTGGCGCGCTTGAAGCGCGAAGAACCGGACAACTTCGGCGACATCCAGGAAATCGAGGCAGAAATCGAGAAGCTCAGCGCGCGAATTCACCGTGTGCCGTTTCTTGATACCTTTGACCTCAAATACAACCTGCTGGTGAAGCAACCCAACCCGAGTTCCAAGGCGGTCATGTTCTGCCTGATGGACGTGTCGGGCTCCATGACCCAAGCCACCAAGGACATCGCCAAGCGCTTCTTCATCCTGCTGTACCTGTTTCTGAAGCGTAACTACGACAAGATCGACGTGGTGTTTATCCGCCATCACACCAGCGCCCGGGAAGTGGACGAAGAGGAGTTCTTTTACTCGCGGGAAACCGGCGGCACCATCGTGTCCAGTGCGTTGAAGCTGATGCAGGAGATCATGGCCGAGCGCTACCCGGCCAACGAGTGGAATATCTACGCCGCCCAGGCTTCCGATGGCGACAACTGGAACGATGATTCGCCCATCTGCCGCGACATCCTGATCAACCAGATCATGCCGTTTGTGCAGTACTACACGTATGTCGAAATTACTCCCCGTGAGCACCAGGCCCTGTGGTTCGAGTACGAGCGCATCGGCGAAGCCTTTGCCGATACCTTCGCCCAGCAGCAACTGGTCTCGGCCGGCGATATCTACCCGGTCTTCCGTGAACTCTTCCAGCGCAGGTTAGTGACATGACGGCCAAAGCGCATAAGCGCCAACCCATTTCCACGGGGTCCGAGTGGACCTTTGAACTGATCCAGGCCTATGACCGGGAAATCAGCCGTATTGCGGCGGGTTATGCCCTGGACACTTACCCTAACCAGATCGAAGTCATCACCGCTGAACAGATGATGGATGCGTATGCGTCGGTCGGCATGCCCTTGGGTTATCACCACTGGTCCTATGGCAAGCACTTCCTCAGCACTGAAAAGTCCTACACCCGCGGCCAGATGGGCCTGGCCTACGAGATCGTCATCAACTCCGACCCGTGCATCGCCTATCTGATGGAGGAAAACACCATCTGCATGCAGGCCTTGGTGGTGGCCCATGCCTGCTACGGGCATAACAGCTTCTTCAAAGGCAATTACCTGTTCCGCACCTGGACCGATGCCAGCTCGATCATCGATTATCTGGTGTTCGCCAAGCAGTACATCATGCAGTGCGAGGAGCGCCATGGCATCGACGCGGTGGAGGACTTGCTCGATTCCTGCCACGCCCTGATGAACTACGGGGTTGATCGCTACAAACGTCCGTACCCGATTTCTGCCGAGGAAGAACGCCTGCGCCAGAAGGAGCGCGAGGAGCACTTGCAGAAACAGATCAACGACCTGTGGCGCACCATTCCAAAACGCGCCGGCAAGAACAGCGACAAAGACAATGCGCGCTTCCCCGCCGAACCTCAGGAAAACATCCTCTATTTCCTGGAAAAACACGCGCCACTGCTGGAACCGTGGCAGCGGGAAATCGTGCGCATTGTGCGCAAGATCGCCCAGTACTTTTATCCACAGCGTCAGACCCAGGTGATGAACGAAGGCTGGGCCACGTTCTGGCACTACACCTTGATGAATGACCTGTATGACGAGGGCCTGGTCACCGACGGCTTCATGATGGAGTTCCTCACCTCGCATACCAGCGTGGTGTTCCAGCCCGGTTTTGACAGCCCGTATTACAGTGGCATCAACCCTTACGCGCTGGGCTTTGCGATGTATCGCGATATCCGGCGCATGTGCGAGCACCCCACCGAAGAGGACCGTCGCTGGTTCCCGGAAATCGCCGGCAGCGATTGGCTGTCGACCATCAAGTTCGCCATGAGCAGCTTCAAGGATGAGAGCTTCATCCTGCAGTACCTGTCACCCCAGGTGATTCGCGACCTCAAGCTGTTCAGCATCATGGATGACGACCTCAAGGATGACTTGGTGGTGCCGGCAATTCATGACGAACCCGGCTACCGCACCATCCGTGAAACCCTGGCGGCGCAGTACAACCTGGGCAACCGTGAGCCTAACGTGCAGATCTACAGCATCGATGTACGCGGCGACCGCTCGCTGACCCTGCGCCATCAACAGCACGACCGCAAACCTCTGGGCGAATCCACCGAGGAAGTGCTCAAGCACCTGCATCGGTTATGGGGCTTCGACATTCACCTGGAAACCCTGCAGGGCGATCAAGTGATGAAGACCCACCACGTACCGCCACGCAGTGATCACAACGACAACGACTACGGCCGCCTGGACCTGGCCGTCGTTCATCTCTGAAACAGCAAAGCCTCCATTGGTCAGGCACAGGCGTTATCCTGTGCCGCTAATGGAGGCTTTTTCATGAAAATCTACAAAGTCGGCGGTGCGGTGCGTGACCGCTTGCTGGGCATCAAGGTCACCGACATCGACCGGGTTGTTGTCGGCGCAACCACCGAAGAAATGCTCGCCAAGGGCTATAAGCCGGTGGGTGCTGACTTTCCGGTATTCCTGGACCCCAAAAACGGCGACGAATACGCCCTCGCCCGCACCGAACGCAAGAGCGGCAGGGGTTATGGGGGGTTTGTGTTCCATGCCAGCCCCGAGGTGACGCTGGAAGAAGACCTGATTCGTCGCGACCTGACCATCAATGCCATGGCGGAGGATGACGACGGCAACCTGACCGATCCCTATCACGGCCAGCGTGATTTG of Pseudomonas fluorescens contains these proteins:
- a CDS encoding PrkA family serine protein kinase yields the protein MSIFSHFQQRFASTQQEELTLQEYLELCKQDRSTYASAAERLLLAIGEPELVETANNSRLSRIFSNKVIRRYPAFEDFHGMEECIDQIVSYFRHAAQGLEEKKQILYLLGPVGGGKSSLAEKLKQLIEKVPFYAIKGSPVFESPLGLFNATEDGAILEEDFGIPRRYLNTIMSPWATKRLAEFGGDISQFRVVKLYPSILNQIGVAKTEPGDENNQDISALVGKVDIRKLEEFPQNDADAYSYSGALCRANQGLMEFVEMFKAPIKVLHPLLTATQEGNYNSTEGLGAIPFTGILLAHSNESEWHTFRNNKNNEAFIDRIYIVKVPYCLRVSDEIKIYDKLLFNSSLAKAHCAPDTLKMLAQFTVLSRLKEPENSNIYSKMRVYDGENLKDTDPKAKSIQEYRDTAGVDEGMNGLSTRFAFKILSKVFNFDPHEIAANPVHLLYVLEQQIEQEQFQAETRERYLRFLKEYLAPRYIEFIGKEIQTAYLESYSEYGQNIFDRYVLYADFWIQDQEYRDPETGEILNRVALNEELEKIEKPAGISNPKDFRNEIVNFVLRARANNNGKNPTWLSYEKLRVVIEKKMFSNTEDLLPVISFNAKASKEDQQKHNDFVTRMVERGYTDKQVRLLSEWYLRVRKSQ
- a CDS encoding YeaH/YhbH family protein, which gives rise to MSYVIDRRLNGKNKSTVNRQRFLRRYRDHIKKAVEEAVSRRSITDMEHGEQISIPGRDIDEPVLHHGRGGKQTVVHPGNKEFTTGEHIQRPQGGGGGKGPGKAGNSGEGMDEFVFQITQEEFLEFMFEDLELPNLVKRNLTGTDTFKTVRAGISNEGNPSRINIIRTLRSAHARRIALSGSSRAKLKQAKEELARLKREEPDNFGDIQEIEAEIEKLSARIHRVPFLDTFDLKYNLLVKQPNPSSKAVMFCLMDVSGSMTQATKDIAKRFFILLYLFLKRNYDKIDVVFIRHHTSAREVDEEEFFYSRETGGTIVSSALKLMQEIMAERYPANEWNIYAAQASDGDNWNDDSPICRDILINQIMPFVQYYTYVEITPREHQALWFEYERIGEAFADTFAQQQLVSAGDIYPVFRELFQRRLVT
- a CDS encoding SpoVR family protein, which encodes MTAKAHKRQPISTGSEWTFELIQAYDREISRIAAGYALDTYPNQIEVITAEQMMDAYASVGMPLGYHHWSYGKHFLSTEKSYTRGQMGLAYEIVINSDPCIAYLMEENTICMQALVVAHACYGHNSFFKGNYLFRTWTDASSIIDYLVFAKQYIMQCEERHGIDAVEDLLDSCHALMNYGVDRYKRPYPISAEEERLRQKEREEHLQKQINDLWRTIPKRAGKNSDKDNARFPAEPQENILYFLEKHAPLLEPWQREIVRIVRKIAQYFYPQRQTQVMNEGWATFWHYTLMNDLYDEGLVTDGFMMEFLTSHTSVVFQPGFDSPYYSGINPYALGFAMYRDIRRMCEHPTEEDRRWFPEIAGSDWLSTIKFAMSSFKDESFILQYLSPQVIRDLKLFSIMDDDLKDDLVVPAIHDEPGYRTIRETLAAQYNLGNREPNVQIYSIDVRGDRSLTLRHQQHDRKPLGESTEEVLKHLHRLWGFDIHLETLQGDQVMKTHHVPPRSDHNDNDYGRLDLAVVHL